The following proteins are co-located in the Apium graveolens cultivar Ventura chromosome 5, ASM990537v1, whole genome shotgun sequence genome:
- the LOC141723825 gene encoding D-glycerate 3-kinase, chloroplastic — protein MTMAMLNFSTQSMKPSFMTSNFDDKLFYHHYFNNHTYNNKISNNNYNTFFNLHHHFHRHHFSLTRSCKSSAVSSLQTHLLKSGCGCSWIQDNSIDDETVAKMGSRQGPIHSVFTTSPAQVSSVKDLFEFICSGPLIEKLGLTPDMVAESIDKWIEYGSRISKLFKLNELALTTPQKARIFHYYIPVFLWCEQQISDHRSKYNDGDDIPPIVIGFSAPQGCGKTTLVYALEYLFKVTKRKAATISIDDFYLTAKNQAKLRDSNPENALLEFRGNAGSHDLSFSIETLTALTKLSKEGTKMKLPRYDKSAYNGRGDRADPSTWPEVEGPLTVILFEGWMLGFKPQPVDVVKAVDPQLETVNKYLELYFDAWYKFINSWIVIKITDPSCVYQWRLQAEIAMRDDGKPGMTDEEVMDFVSRYLPAYKAYLPSLYKEGPSGSDPDHLLVIEIDEGRNPILAG, from the exons ATGACGATGGCAATGTTGAATTTCTCAACTCAGTCGATGAAGCCAAGCTTCATGACATCAAATTTCGATGATAAATTATTTTATCATCATTACTTTAATAATCACacttataataataaaattagtAACAATAATTATAATACATTCTTTAATCTTCATCATCACTTCCATCGTCACCATTTCTCTCTTACAAGAAGCTGCAAATCTTCTGCTGTCTCTTCACTGCAAACCCATCTCCTTAAATCAG GCTGTGGATGTTCATGGATTCAAGACAACTCCATAGATGATGAAACTGTTGCCAAAATGGGAAGCAGACAGGGTCCAATACATTCTGTTTTCACAACTTCACCGGCACAAGTTTCTTCAGTAAAGGATCTCTTTGAGTTTATATGCTCGGGCCCCTTGATAGAAAAATTGGGCCTAACACCAGATATGGTTGCCGAGTCCATTGATAAGTGGATAGAGTATGGATCACGCATATCTAAATTGTTTAAACTCAATGAACTAGCCCTTACAACGCCTCAGAAAGCAAGAATTTTTCACTATTACATTCCAGTTTTCTTATGGTGTGAACAGCAAATTTCTGATCATAGGTCCAAATATAATGATGGTGATGATATCCCTCCTATAGTG ATTGGATTTAGTGCACCCCAAGGTTGTGGGAAAACTACACTTGTGTATGCGCTAGAATACCTTTTTAAGGTCACAAAGAG GAAGGCTGCAACCATATCGATAGATGATTTCTATTTGACAGCCAAAAATCAG GCTAAGCTGAGAGACAGCAATCCAGAGAACGCACTTTTAGAG TTTCGTGGAAATGCTGGAAGTCATGATTTATCATTTTCAATCGAGACATTGACAGCTCTGACTAAATTGAGTAAAGAAG GTACAAAAATGAAACTACCACGGTATGATAAG TCTGCGTACAATGGTAGGGGTGACAGAGCTGATCCGTCGACATGGCCGGAAGTTGAAGGGCCTCTAACT GTTATTCTGTTTGAGGGTTGGATGCTTGGGTTTAAACCCCAGCCTGTTGACGTTGTTAAAGCTGTAGATCCACAG CTGGAAACAGTTAACAAGTACTTGGAGCTATATTTTGACGCATGGTACAAGTTTATAAACTCATGGATAGTTATTAAAATCACAGACCCAAGTTGTGTGTACCAGTGGCGTTTGCAG GCAGAGATTGCTATGAGGGATGACGGAAAGCCTGGAATGACCGATGAAGAG GTTATGGATTTTGTTTCACGGTACTTGCCAGCATACAAGGCCTATCTCCCTTCACTATACAAAGAAGGACCTAGTGGTTCAGATCCAGATCACCTACTTGTTATTGAAATTGATGAAGGTCGGAATCCTATTCTTGCAGGTTAA